AGGAATTTGTGGAACAAAGAACTAAGACGATGTTAGCCTGCATGCAAGCCTTGTCCAGTTACtgagacaaaaataaaatgaaacagaagTTGAGTCATGTTTAGGGTTTGGATCATTTAGATTGAACAATATGCTGTGATATTAGGCATGAACAATGCATaagtgaaccccccccccttcccctctccatTTACAATTGACATCAGTTTAACTTTGTGGAAGTCACTGATGTAggaattgttgttgttgatgtggCCCCCTGTATGATATTATAGGTGTTGTGAAATGGATGTAAATAATTGAATTCAGAAAGGATGTCTTTGACACGTTGCTGCAATATGTTGTCTTTCTTTATTAAACTAGATTCAACAACTGTGTAGGGTTTCTTAACATCTCCACTGAACGTTATGTTTGAATATATGAAATGAACTGCAAGGTTGCACCGCAGCGCGGTGGTATGTCTTGCTGAAAGGCGAGCTATACAAGTAACTACAACGCatgttaataataaaatatgaaagttaaagTACGGAAACTTATACACGTCATAGAGGGAAAACAATTACACGACATCCCATCCCCCCAAAAGTGACGGAATGTCactagtaaaaacaaaattaaagagTAAGCAGGTTATGAATACtaaacaatatagaaaaaaaagtagCAACTATACACTACACATTTTACTGCATCTCAGATCGCTCAGAGTTTTTCAATAAGAGAATAAGCTTTGTCACTGGTCTTTTAGCGATTTTGCCGTCAGCAAATCTTACGTCAACTACTCTCACGAGGTCGTCTTTCCCTGGGTAGAGCTTTACGACTTCCGACATTTTCCAGGTACCACGCCTCTTGTCCTCACCAATAACGAGCACAATGTCTTTCTCTTCAAGGTTTTCGCCCGACTTTTGCCACTTCTGGCGCGGTGAAAGCTTGTGGGTGCACTCCATCCATCTTCGCCAAAACGCATCTACCATAGCAATACAAATCTCTCTGCGTTTCCGTGGATTCGTCTTATATTCCTCACAGGGTACCTCAGGACAAGGCAAGTCACCTCTTCCAATCAAGAAGTGATTCGGAGTCAAAGGTGGATGGTCCAATGGAGATGACGATTTGGCCGTCAAAGGTCGACTATTGATGAGACCAGATATCTGGCAGAAGACGGTCTCCCACTCGACGAATGTCAGACGATCTGCCTTCACGAGATGCCTCATTCCCTTCTTGACCTCCTGAACCATTCTTTCGACAGCTCCCTGGTGATGTGGCCCTCCTGGTGGACCGAACTTCCACTGAGTATTGTAGCGTTGACAATATTCCCTCACCTGAGTCTGTTCCAACTTCAAATTTAACTCATTTATGGTGTTGTCAGCCCCCCTGAAGCAGGTAGCATTATCACTAATCAACAACGAGGGTGACCCTCTGATGCTAATAAATCGTTCAAGAGCCTGGAGAAACGCTTGCGTTGACAAATCTTGAACGCAAGTTAGGTGCACAGCTCtggttactgtacatgtaaacaCAGCACAATAGCCCTTTGTTGTGGTGTTTCGGCTCAGCTTCACATTGACCGGTCCCAGATAGTCAACGAGCGTAGTCTGGAACGGGGGCGAGCAAGGCCTGACTCTAAACTCTGGCAAGTCAGCCATCTTTTGTTGAAGTGGTTTGCCTCTGACCTTCTTACATGTAACGCACTCGTGTACTATACGCCTTGAGAGGTTCACATCCCCGACAATCCAGTACCTCTTCCTAACCTCTGCGGCAGTTCCCAAGTGTCCTCCATGAAGAGCATGCGCATGTCTGTCACGCACGATCAACAAGCTGATGTGGCCTTTTCTAGGTAGAAGGTACGGATGTCGAACATCATAGGACAGTGGTGCCCTGTCAATCCGTCCACCAACTCGAAAAACTTGGTCATCTTCGTCAAAAAATGGGTCTAACTTCATGACATTGGAATCCTGGAAATCAATCTCTCTTTGTGCCTGTCGTATCCAATACAACTCCGCTTCTTTGATAAGCTTTGACGAAGGCCACTTTGAAATTTGCCTGGTGAGTTGCTTCATCCATTGTTTCTTGGGCAGTTCTCTGACAGAGAATACTCTAGCTGTGACCATCTTAAGCCTAGGCCAGCTGGAAAAATTGGTTGGGTTGACAATGGGCGAAGGCTTGGATGCAGCAGTGACTCTGAGTGACAGTACTTTTGCATTCCGGACATGAAATCTCTTCTGCTCTTCATCTGCTGGGTCTACCGGTACATTCGTTGGTGTTTGTGGCCATGATGCCGGTGGCAGTCTCAGATACTCAGGCCCTTCAATTACTTTCTTCATTTCAATAGCCTTTCCTCCTCTTGAGACCAGATCAATGACGTTCTGGTCTGATGACACATGTCTAATATCTTTGATGGGGTCAAACTCTGTAGTTATCTCCCCCACACGGTATGCAACATAAGACCGGAAGGCTTTGGATTGCCCTCTTAACCAACTAATGGCAGTCATGCTATCAGTCCAGATCTTCCAATAGGCTATGTTGTACCGCAAGGCGTTCTTTACAGTGAGCATCAGCCTCGATAACAGCAGGATTGCCTGAAGCTCCTTGCGAGGTATACTCGTCTGCTTCAACGGTGTCAGTCTGGCTCGTGCACAAACAAATGACAGATGAGCCTCCGAATCCTCAGGGCGCGACCATCTCAACCAAATGCCGATACCCATAGCATCCTCGGACGCGTCACTCGCACCGTGTAGAGACACTTCGGGCAATGGTCTCACTCCAATATATGCCTCCGGTATCATACACCTTCGAATTTCGATGGTGTCCACCTCCTCAAGGTCTTTATTGATCTCATTCAGCATGGCACAGAGTTCCCCCTTTTGGTTTAGAGGGGTATCCCAATCGATGTTGAGCTGCCATAATTTCTGTAGCAGAATTTTGGGTCGAACGAGAAGCCCAGACAACATGCCGAAAACATCGTAATATGATGCAGTCTGTGCTAGCACACTACGTTTGGTGGGAACGATGTTTGGATGAAGTTTCACTTCTTTGACCTTCAAGGTGTCCTTTGTCAGATCCCACTTGGTCCCTAACGCGGTGGCAATTCTGAGATCCTCCGTTTTGTCACATACTTCTTGTACATTAGATTGCCATTTCCTTATGGCAAAGTTGCCCTCTTTAAGCGTCTCAATGAGTTTGGACTTAAGTTCTAGGGCTTCTTTTGTGTCACCGACGGACTCGTTCAAGTCGTCCATATAAAACTGATCAGTGACAACTCTCATCATTCGCTCATCCTCTGGAGCATGCTCGGCCACTACATGTCTCATGGTCACAATGGCGGCAGTTGGAGACGGTTTGTCCCCAAAGGTGACAGTTGTTAACTCATACACTTGTATAGGGTGACTTGGGTGCTCACGAAACACAAACCTATGAAAACGTGCATCGTCCACCTTTAGTTTGATTGCTTGGAACATCTTGCTAATGTCTGCGATGATTCCTACCTCGTTTTCTCGGAATCGCAACGCAACATCAAACAGATCTGAGTTGATATTTTCACCCTTCAAGAGGTAATCATTCAGTGAACAACCCTGGTACCTAGCCTTTGCGTCGTACACAACTCTGACGGGGGTGGTCTTTGAGTCTTTCTTTACTGCAAAATGAGGCAGGAACCACATTCTCTTTCCACTGTCTCTGTCATTTTGAAGTTCTCTCTCAGTAACATAGCGAGAAACGCCTCTGTTCAACTGGTCTCTCATCTGCTTGCAGTATGTCTCCCATTCCACTTGCCTGTTCTTGAACTGATTCTCTAGACTCCTTAACCTTTTGACAGCATAATCGTAGTTGTCAGGCAGGTCATCAGGTGATTTCTTCCATGGCAGTTGAATTTCGTAGGACCCGTCAGAGAGTTGGGACACACTTTGCTGCATGGCCTCAGTTGCATCCTTATTCAAGAGATCGGAAGAACATTTGCACTTTTTGGGCTCTAAGCCTACAGTTTCTAGGCCGATGAATTCCTCTATTGGCCCGATAGCCGATACATTGACATAGTTCGATAGTGTAGCTGAACCAGCAGAACGACCTCCTTGAATGAACCAACCAAATGGGCATCTAACAGCGATGGGTTCATCTGATTTCCCACTGTAGATGTAGTCTTGCCAGATCATCAAATGTGTATTATCAATGCCCAGAAGAACATCAATGGTTTCTGAAGGGGCTGCATGGATGTCAACATTTCTCAAGTGATCATGTTGTTGAAGCTGTTCTTGCAGAACGATTGGGGTGTCAGCGCAAGGCTTGTCTATTTCAGTGACAGACAACGGATGTGACCAATTTCCTCCAACGTCTGCGATGAGGCAGTCTAACAGTCTCAGCTTCCTCGTAAATTTTCCGCCGCCTACAACACTCAATTCATGATCTTGGTACACGTCTTGGTCTGCTCTCGGGAAAATCCCTTTTCTTAGGAGTGTCGTTTGACTACCACCGTCCAACAAGATGCGCACCAGACGACGTATGTTGCCACATCGAAGATACCCCATCACAGTAGGTAGGGTTCCTTGCAGTTTAACTCTCTTTTCTTTGGTGATGGTAGACGCATTCGCAGAACTACTGATTGGTCTAAAGGGTTCAGCATTGCTGCTTAACTGACTCGAATAACCACTATCCTTCTTTCCATAAGCAACAGGGCAAATAGCTCCAAAGTGAGAATCACTGCCACACGCTGCGATTCGGCATGGGGCCACAAACTGACACGAGTTCAGATCAAACGGGGATTTGCCAGCTATGCAGTTATTATGTCCACAACGGTAGCAGATGTTGTTCTTtctcataatttcgtacttctCTTTCATGGGTAGGTCCCTGAACTTGTTACAAGTCTTTAGGAAGTGTGTGTTTGCATTGATGTGCAACGCACATTTAGGCACACCAAATTTATTAATCTTGCTCCGTTGGCTCCATTCACCAGCATTCACTGTAGCAGCATTCGAGGACCTGGACATTCGACGCTGTGTTGTCGGAACATACGATGCGTTATCGACACTGATAGGCTTTGCCTTCTCCAATAATAATAGTTGGCTATATAACCACTTGACAAGACCTGTGAGTGAATCATCAGTATGGTCGTCTCTCACGCTCTTGTAATAGGCAATACGATGATCCTCTGGTAGTTTCTGCTTGATTTGGCTCAACATGATCTTGCTATTAAGTTCTCCAGATAGACCCACGGTTTCTGCTTGAGTCTCAAATATCTGAAGAGTCTGGACGAAGCGACTCATGGCAGGGAGGTTGATGTTTCCCTTGTTCTCATATGGCTTCAGGTTTTCAAGGTCCTTTAATAACCTGTCTACCACTTTATCTTCATCACCGTAGCACTCATCTAGTACCTGCCAGGCTCTTTCTACATTGATGCACCCTTTTATCTTGTTATATTCT
This window of the Apostichopus japonicus isolate 1M-3 chromosome 9, ASM3797524v1, whole genome shotgun sequence genome carries:
- the LOC139973896 gene encoding uncharacterized protein; amino-acid sequence: MADVNKLKLSRRNSKGQLTRTLATIDNLVKDDASDLGILQKYITKAEQQFLNIEVKHSELMDVVEDQTEFETEEKWMAECEKEFVQGILCARRVVDRQSPTPLANQPSLTSSPTTSQRDPTSTVPSQPVSTGTPQTMPISTPQTPPLASRPSTSSAPRMERMKFPKFSGDIRDYKRFKELFNHCAVDLTEIECFFQLTESMTNPKEYNKIKGCINVERAWQVLDECYGDEDKVVDRLLKDLENLKPYENKGNINLPAMSRFVQTLQIFETQAETVGLSGELNSKIMLSQIKQKLPEDHRIAYYKSVRDDHTDDSLTGLVKWLYSQLLLLEKAKPISVDNASYVPTTQRRMSRSSNAATVNAGEWSQRSKINKFGVPKCALHINANTHFLKTCNKFRDLPMKEKYEIMRKNNICYRCGHNNCIAGKSPFDLNSCQFVAPCRIAACGSDSHFGAICPVAYGKKDSGYSSQLSSNAEPFRPISSSANASTITKEKRVKLQGTLPTVMGYLRCGNIRRLVRILLDGGSQTTLLRKGIFPRADQDVYQDHELSVVGGGKFTRKLRLLDCLIADVGGNWSHPLSVTEIDKPCADTPIVLQEQLQQHDHLRNVDIHAAPSETIDVLLGIDNTHLMIWQDYIYSGKSDEPIAVRCPFGWFIQGGRSAGSATLSNYVNVSAIGPIEEFIGLETVGLEPKKCKCSSDLLNKDATEAMQQSVSQLSDGSYEIQLPWKKSPDDLPDNYDYAVKRLRSLENQFKNRQVEWETYCKQMRDQLNRGVSRYVTERELQNDRDSGKRMWFLPHFAVKKDSKTTPVRVVYDAKARYQGCSLNDYLLKGENINSDLFDVALRFRENEVGIIADISKMFQAIKLKVDDARFHRFVFREHPSHPIQVYELTTVTFGDKPSPTAAIVTMRHVVAEHAPEDERMMRVVTDQFYMDDLNESVGDTKEALELKSKLIETLKEGNFAIRKWQSNVQEVCDKTEDLRIATALGTKWDLTKDTLKVKEVKLHPNIVPTKRSVLAQTASYYDVFGMLSGLLVRPKILLQKLWQLNIDWDTPLNQKGELCAMLNEINKDLEEVDTIEIRRCMIPEAYIGVRPLPEVSLHGASDASEDAMGIGIWLRWSRPEDSEAHLSFVCARARLTPLKQTSIPRKELQAILLLSRLMLTVKNALRYNIAYWKIWTDSMTAISWLRGQSKAFRSYVAYRVGEITTEFDPIKDIRHVSSDQNVIDLVSRGGKAIEMKKVIEGPEYLRLPPASWPQTPTNVPVDPADEEQKRFHVRNAKVLSLRVTAASKPSPIVNPTNFSSWPRLKMVTARVFSVRELPKKQWMKQLTRQISKWPSSKLIKEAELYWIRQAQREIDFQDSNVMKLDPFFDEDDQVFRVGGRIDRAPLSYDVRHPYLLPRKGHISLLIVRDRHAHALHGGHLGTAAEVRKRYWIVGDVNLSRRIVHECVTCKKVRGKPLQQKMADLPEFRVRPCSPPFQTTLVDYLGPVNVKLSRNTTTKGYCAVFTCTVTRAVHLTCVQDLSTQAFLQALERFISIRGSPSLLISDNATCFRGADNTINELNLKLEQTQVREYCQRYNTQWKFGPPGGPHHQGAVERMVQEVKKGMRHLVKADRLTFVEWETVFCQISGLINSRPLTAKSSSPLDHPPLTPNHFLIGRGDLPCPEVPCEEYKTNPRKRREICIAMVDAFWRRWMECTHKLSPRQKWQKSGENLEEKDIVLVIGEDKRRGTWKMSEVVKLYPGKDDLVRVVDVRFADGKIAKRPVTKLILLLKNSERSEMQ